The region AGCTCCGGCGGAGCGACTTGTAAAAAAATGACTAACGTGTCTACCCGTTATACAACTCGTCCCTCCGGGACTCTCTCGATACGTAATTTTCAAATGTTCATTTCTCATAAAAAAACACGGCTGAGGCCTGTTTTATCTTCCGCATAATTTAATAAATACCCACGTATAAATAAACGACAAAACATGCTCTAAAGTTTTACTTTTAGGCATAATAGAGTGCCTATACAGAAGGAACCGGATACCGAGTTTATACTTGTGGGAGATATCTTTATCGCTTCATTCCGCCGGAAATCTGTGTTGAAGCCGAAAAGTGAGGGTATAAATGAGGGTATAAGTGAGGGTTTAAATGAGGGTTTAAAATCTTTACTAGCCATGATCCAAAGCAATCCAGGTTGGAATGCGGTTGTAATATCCACTGAGTCCGCAGTACCATTTAAGACAATAGAAAGACGCTTAAAACAGCTGAGAGAAAAAGGATTAATAGAATTCAGAGGCAGCAAGAAAACAGGCGGATATTTTGCTAAATGAACGATTCATTTGTGAAAGTCACTTGTTGTTATATTAAAAAAAAGACCCCGGGCAGGCATTAAAGCCTTTACGGGGTCTTATAAAAAAAGTTGTTCTGATCCTGAAATGTTTCAGCCCTGAAATTTCCGAAAAAGCTTCAGCACTTATTTTACGGCTGTTTCTACCTGGTCGGCTATTTCTGCCGAGACAAGGATTCTGCCGCAGTATTCGCAGTTGTAAAGCCTTCTGTTCTGACGGATCTCAAGCTGACGCTGCGGTGGCACAACGTTGTGGCATCCTGTGCAGGCACTGCGCCTGATTGTTGCAACAGCCTGTCCGCCTTTTGCCTTACGGATTCTCATATAAGCAGCGTAGTCGGGCTTTTTGGTCTCGACCTCAACGGCCTGCCTTTTTGTGCTTAACTTTGCTTCTTCTTTTTCGTTGGCTTTGATGATTTCCTTCAGGTCGGCTTCTTTGCCTTTCATTTCCTCTTCAAGTGTATCGAGCTGGGGATTGATGTCTTCAATTTCAATTTTAAGTTTCTGTATCAGCTCCTCGAGGGCGGTGTTCTGGGCTTCAAGCTTTGTTATGTCTTCGTCTATGTGATCAATCTCTTTTGTAAGAGCGTCATATTCCTTGTTGTTTCTTACCTGGTAGAGCTGGGCTTTAAACTTTTTCTGGTTTGCTTTTAAGTGTTCTATCTCTTCTTCATTGCTCATTCTTTTATCGATAGAAGCCTGCTGCTCAGCCTGCTTCTGGTCTTTCTGGTCCTTAAGTCCCTGAATGCGTCCCTTCAGTTCATTTACTGCAGCTGGAAGATCTCCTCTCAGCTCTTCGAGTTCATCGAGCTGGTCATCTATAAGCTGCAGTTCATACAGTGTTTTTAGTCGATTTATCAATTTTATCTATCTCCTTATTTATGAAAAAATTTTACGGGGTTTGTAGTTCCGCTATATATATAAACATTTATATCGGCATCTTTATCTTTTATAAAATTCTCTAGTCTTCTTTTTACTTCTTCAAGGACGGGAAATTCCGTCTCATAATGCCCGGCATCCACCAGAAGGATCTTTCCCTCGGCGTCCTGGAAAGTGTGGTACTTTATGTCGGCCGTCACGTAGGCTTCGGCTCCCGATGCCATGGCAGCGGGGATAAGGTCGGAGCCGCTTCCTCCGCAGAGAGCTACTTTTTTTACAGGCACACCCCGGCCCATAGTAAAGCGCAGGCTGTCTGTTTTAAGGCACTTTGCCGTGTGAGCTAAAAATTCATTTTCATCCATTTCACGTTCAAGTTCACCTATGGCGCCAAAGCCGTAGTTGGCATTCATATTATTAAGAGGATAAATGTCGTAGGCAGGCTCTTCATAAGGATGCACTTTCAGCATTGATGATATAACGCCCTTCAGCTTCCATTTATCCACTATAACTTCCAGTCTTACCTCACTTACTTCTTCGAAGTTTCCGGCCTGTCCTATTGCGGGGTTTGTTTCCTGAGATCCAAGGAAAGTGCCGCGGCCCGTGCTCTTAAAGCTGCAGCTGGAGTATTCTCCTATTACTCCGCCGCCCGAGGCAAAAATGGCATCTGAGACTTCCCTGAGATTATCTTCAGGAACAAAGACAACAAGTTTCATCTGGTTGGCTTCTTCGTGTTCAAGGAATCTGATGTTATTAAGTCCGAGGGTTTTTGCCAGGTGATAGCTTACACCGTTTTTTGTAAAATCTAGGTTTGTATGGGCCGAGTAGAGGGTGATTTGGTTTATGAGGAGCTTCTCAATGAGTCTGGAGGTTTTATCGTTCTGAGTATCTATTTTCTTAAGAGGCTGAAAGATCAGAGGATGATGCGTAAAGATGAAGTTGCTTTTTTTCTTTATCGCCTCCTCGAGGGCTTTTTCGGAGAGCTCGAGGCAGAGAAAAATATTTGCCACCTCGTTTCCTAAAGATCCCGCCTGCAACCCGGGATTATCTTTCTGCCATGCAGCTTCTTTAGGCGCCCAGTTTTCAATATGTTTTATAAGATCTTTTGCTGTCATAAGAAAAAAAATGCACTCCCTTTAGGGGAAGTGCATTTTTATAAATTTATCTAAACTTTTCCGGTTTTAATTTTCTGTAGAAAGTGTAATATTGAAATTTTGTTTTCCATAATTCTAAAACAAAAATACACGATTGACAAGATATTTTCAACACTATAAAAAATAAAATTCGGCCCTTTTAGGGCAATGCGTTTTCGGGTAAAAAAGGACCTACATCTCCTTTGGGTTTTCCCAGCGGTTGTCTTCCTTTATAAGCTCAATTAAGGCATCCACGGCCAGGGCAGAATCGATGCTTCTTTTTACAATTGTCTGTCCGCGGTATAATGTGATCTTTCCTACTCCCGAGCCGACATAGCCGTAATCGGCATCGGCCATTTCACCGGGGCCGTTTACAATGCACCCCATTATGCCGATTTTTACGCCTTTTAAGTGCCCTGTACGTTTTCTTATCTGATGCGTCACTTCCTGAAGATCAAAGAGCGTGCGTCCGCAGGAAGGGCAGGCGATGTATTCTGTTTTTGATATCCTGAGGCGTGAGGCCTGAAGTATGCCGAATAAAATTCTGTTTACAGATTCTTTTTCTTCCCAGGGCCTCATGTCCTGAAGTGTAACATCCGCCCAGACGCCGTCACCCATGCCGTCAATTAATAGGGCGCCAAAATCAGTTGAGCTGTAGAGCATGAACTTTTCCTGATCGAGATCACCATAGGACCTTTTTATTATAACAGGATTATTTACGCTCCTGTTTATCATTTCA is a window of Ignavibacteria bacterium DNA encoding:
- a CDS encoding Nif3-like dinuclear metal center hexameric protein, coding for MTAKDLIKHIENWAPKEAAWQKDNPGLQAGSLGNEVANIFLCLELSEKALEEAIKKKSNFIFTHHPLIFQPLKKIDTQNDKTSRLIEKLLINQITLYSAHTNLDFTKNGVSYHLAKTLGLNNIRFLEHEEANQMKLVVFVPEDNLREVSDAIFASGGGVIGEYSSCSFKSTGRGTFLGSQETNPAIGQAGNFEEVSEVRLEVIVDKWKLKGVISSMLKVHPYEEPAYDIYPLNNMNANYGFGAIGELEREMDENEFLAHTAKCLKTDSLRFTMGRGVPVKKVALCGGSGSDLIPAAMASGAEAYVTADIKYHTFQDAEGKILLVDAGHYETEFPVLEEVKRRLENFIKDKDADINVYIYSGTTNPVKFFHK